The following proteins are co-located in the Primulina tabacum isolate GXHZ01 chromosome 11, ASM2559414v2, whole genome shotgun sequence genome:
- the LOC142519057 gene encoding protein S-acyltransferase 11, whose product MNPTVPIAGSSAVVPEEDPYSISVDVDLEETCWGCGLRVLVPPHASVFKCGWCGAITKQMAVKCNNKYLRWIRFRDRCFVCVVLVVMLFLHVSGGIWAVYPVIFSISYFCGIFHFTLALILSISTISSFCLAAFRPASVQQIIIWGSYPMVGKGGLENYTFCHYCSKPKSPRTHHCRSCGTCILDLDHHCPFIGNCVGAANHRCFIMFLISAVTSVLYVAIMTLFATIYFWPPVNLGTGNLLNGLSGTEFLYRALKEHAIAILSSAVFLPAQGLVLVYLFISSVSVGIGLSVLLWQQLCYIYTGETYLSHLSAVDNEGISNKDCQNLVRFFGCPFAAATYLPSFWKSRKIHTK is encoded by the exons GAGGATCCTTACTCGATATCTGTTGATGTGGATCTTGAGGAAACCTGTTGGGGTTGTGGACTTCGTGTTCTTGTCCCACCCCATGCATCTGTATTTAAATGTGGCTGGTGTGGAGCCATAACGAAGCAAATGGCAGTGAAATGCAATAACAAATACTTGCGATGGATAAGATTTCGGGACCGTTGTTTTGTCTGTGTTGTTCTTGTAGTTATGCTTTTCTTACATGTGA GTGGTGGCATTTGGGCTGTTTATCCTGTAATCTTCTCGATCAGTTACTTCTGTGGTATTTTTCATTTTACTTTAGCATTGATCCTGTCTATATCTACTATATCTTCATTTTGCCTTGCGGCATTTCGACCTGCCAGTGTTCAACAAATTATAATTTGGGGTAGCTATCCGATGGTGGGGAAAGGTGGACTGGAGAATTACACCTTTTGTCATTACTGCTCAAAACCAAAATCACCCCGGACACACCATTGCCGTTCATGTGGAACATGTATACTCGACTTGGATCATCACTGCCCATTT ATTGGGAACTGTGTTGGCGCAGCAAATCACCGATGCTTTATTATGTTTCTCATTTCAGCAGTCACCAGTGTACTTTATGTTGCTATCATGACACTGTTTGCTACCATCTATTTCTGGCCACCTGTAAACCTCGGAACAGGCAACCTATTAAATGGGTTGTCTGGTACAGAGTTTCTTTACCGAGCCTTAAAAGAGCATGCTATTGCTATCTTGAGCTCTGCAGTGTTTCTACCAGCTCAAGGACTTGTTCTGGTTTACCTTTTTATCTCCAGTGTTTCAGTGGGGATCGGCCTAAGTGTGCTCTTGTGGCAACAGCTGTGTTACATTTATACTGGAGAGACTTACTTGAGTCATCTTAGTGCCGTCGACAACGAAGGAATATCAAATAAGGATTGCCAAAATCTTGTTAGATTTTTTGGTTGTCCATTTGCTGCCGCAACATATTTACCAAGTTTTTGGAAATCGAGAAAAATTCATACCAAGTAA
- the LOC142518261 gene encoding 6-phosphogluconate dehydrogenase, decarboxylating 1, chloroplastic-like: MESAATLSQIGLAGLAVMGQNLALNIAEKGFPISVYNRTTSKVDETVDRARREGNLPLSGQYNPKDFVLSIKKPRSVIILVKAGAPVDQTIAALSAYMEPGDTVIDGGNEWYENTERRISEVSDKGLLYLGMGVSGGEDGARNGPSLMPGGSHRAYLNVHHILDKVAAQVDDGPCVTYIGEGGSGNFVKMVHNGIEYGDMQLISEAYDVLKNVGGLGNEELAGIFDEWNRGELESFLIEITGDIFKVEDEETGSEHLVDKILDKTGMKGTGKWTVQQAAELSIAAPTIAASLDSRYMSGLKEEREEAAEIFKKEGLKEEMINNVASVDKKRLADDVRQALYASKICSYAQGMNLLRGKSIEKGWGLNLGELARIWKGGCIIRAVFLDRIKQAYQRNSGLANLLVDPEFAREMVQRQAAWRRVVGLAIQKGIGVPGMSASLQYFDTYRRVRLPANLVQAQRDYFGAHTYERIDCPGSYHTEWSKLARKTRV, from the coding sequence ATGGAATCAGCAGCTACGCTATCCCAGATTGGGCTTGCGGGCCTGGCGGTAATGGGCCAAAACCTGGCTCTGAACATAGCAGAGAAAGGTTTCCCCATCTCAGTCTACAATCGCACCACCTCAAAAGTTGATGAAACTGTAGATCGAGCTCGTCGGGAAGGTAATCTCCCTCTGTCTGGCCAATACAATCCTAAAGATTTCGTCTTGTCGATTAAAAAGCCCAGGTCAGTGATCATTTTAGTCAAAGCTGGCGCACCTGTTGATCAAACTATAGCTGCCCTGTCGGCTTATATGGAGCCCGGTGATACTGTCATTGATGGTGGTAATGAGTGGTATGAAAACACAGAACGTCGCATTTCAGAGGTTTCTGATAAGGGCTTGCTCTATCTCGGAATGGGGGTCTCTGGAGGTGAAGATGGGGCTCGAAATGGTCCGTCTTTGATGCCGGGAGGATCCCACCGGGCTTACTTGAATGttcatcatattcttgataaggTGGCGGCGCAGGTGGATGATGGCCCTTGTGTTACCTATATTGGTGAAGGGGGGTCGGGAAATTTTGTTAAGATGGTGCATAATGGGATCGAGTATGGGGATATGCAGCTGATTTCGGAGGCGTATGATGTGTTGAAGAACGTTGGAGGGTTGGGGAATGAGGAGTTGGCTGGGATTTTCGATGAGTGGAATCGGGGGGAGTTGGAGAGTTTCTTGATTGAGATTACTGGGGATATTTTTAAGGTGGAGGATGAGGAGACGGGTAGTGAGCATTTGGTGGATAAGATTTTGGATAAGACGGGGATGAAAGGGACTGGGAAATGGACTGTGCAACAAGCGGCTGAGTTGTCGATTGCGGCTCCAACAATTGCTGCCTCTTTGGATAGCCGTTATATGAGTGGCTTGAAGGAGGAGAGGGAAGAGGCTGCTGAGATTTTCAAGAAGGAAGGTTTGAAGGAGGAGATGATTAACAATGTGGCTTCAGTGGATAAAAAGAGGTTGGCCGATGATGTTAGGCAAGCTCTTTATGCATCCAAGATTTGTAGTTATGCGCAAGGCATGAATTTGTTAAGAGGGAAGAGTATTGAAAAGGGGTGGGGATTGAACCTGGGGGAATTAGCAAGGATATGGAAAGGTGGGTGCATTATTAGGGCAGTGTTTTTGGATAGGATTAAGCAAGCATATCAGAGGAACTCGGGGCTGGCTAACTTGTTGGTTGATCCTGAGTTTGCAAGGGAGATGGTACAGAGACAGGCAGCATGGAGGAGAGTTGTAGGTCTGGCAATTCAGAAGGGAATTGGCGTCCCCGGGATGTCTGCGAGTTTGCAGTATTTTGATACGTATAGACGTGTAAGGCTTCCAGCCAACCTTGTGCAGGCTCAAAGGGATTATTTCGGAGCACATACTTATGAGAGAATCGATTGTCCTGGATCATACCACACTGAATGGTCCAAGCTTGCCCGAAAGACCAGAGTGTAG
- the LOC142519626 gene encoding 6-phosphogluconate dehydrogenase, decarboxylating 2, chloroplastic-like, protein MYIVKEEMINNVASVDKKRLADDVRQALYASKICSYAQGMNLLRGKSIEKGWGLNLGELARIWKGGCIIRAVFLDRIKQAYQRNSGLANLLVDPEFAREMVQRQAAWRRVVGLAIQKGIGVPGMSASLQYFDTYRRVRLPANLVQAQRDYFGAHTYERIDCPGSYHTEWSKLARKTRV, encoded by the coding sequence atgtatatcgtgAAGGAGGAGATGATTAACAATGTGGCTTCAGTGGATAAAAAGAGGTTGGCCGATGATGTTAGGCAAGCTCTTTATGCATCCAAGATTTGTAGTTATGCGCAAGGCATGAATTTGTTAAGAGGGAAGAGTATTGAAAAGGGGTGGGGATTGAACCTGGGGGAATTAGCAAGGATATGGAAAGGTGGGTGCATTATTAGGGCAGTGTTTTTGGATAGGATTAAGCAAGCATATCAGAGGAACTCGGGGCTGGCTAACTTGTTGGTTGATCCTGAGTTTGCAAGGGAGATGGTACAGAGACAGGCAGCATGGAGGAGAGTTGTAGGTCTGGCAATTCAGAAGGGAATTGGCGTCCCCGGGATGTCTGCGAGTTTGCAGTATTTTGATACGTATAGACGTGTAAGGCTTCCAGCCAACCTTGTGCAGGCTCAAAGGGATTATTTCGGAGCACATACTTATGAGAGAATCGATTGTCCTGGATCATACCACACTGAATGGTCCAAGCTTGCCCGAAAGACCAGAGTGTAG